The following DNA comes from bacterium.
CCGTCACGACCGCAGGGGCGTTCGCGGTCGCGTCGGATGCGGGCGCCGGGGCGGATTTTTTTCCGCAGGCCGCGGTCAAAAGGGCGAGGAGAAGGATGGGAAGGACGCGCTTGTACACCGTGTGCATAGGGGGGCTCCTTTTTTGGGTGCTTCTACCTTTGCCGGGATAAATCTCAACCATAATATCGGAGGCGGCTCCAACGCGGTGCAAGAATGAGCCGTTCCGATTTCTTCAGTTCGGTCATTTCTTCGACATCTGCTCGAAAAAGGCCTTGGCCCCCTGCTGGATCTGATCCTTCGTCAGGTCCTTCTTGTGCGTGGCTATCATCCACACATATCCGAACGGGTCCTTGACCGTTCCCGAACGGTCGCCCCAGAACATATCGGCCACCGGCATGGCCACCTCGCCGCCGGCGCTGACGGCCTGCTGGAACGCCGAGTCCGCGTCCGGGACGTAGAGGTAGAGCGTGATGGGCGAATGCCCAAGGCTCTCGGCGCTCTTGCAGTTACCGCCGGGCATTTCGTCGCCCATCATCAGGATCGAATTCCCGATCTTCAGCGTGGCATGCATGGTGCCCGTCCCGTCCAGCCCCGGCATGTTATCCAGGACTTCCGCGTTGAAGGCCTTTTTGTAGAAATCGATCGCCTTCTTGCAGTCCTTGAACGTGAAGGACGGGGTCAACGTGTGGTATCCGTTCGGTATGGCCTTCGTCATAACGACCTCCGTTTTTCGCTTTCGTGGACCATCACATTCAACTCCGCGGCTGGACGTATCTCGAACGGGCCCGCCTTCACGCCCGGGTGTTTCGACATCAGCTGGACGGCGTGATCCAAGTCCCTGGCCTCGAGGATCAAGATCCCGCCGATCTGCTCCTTCGTTTGGGCATACGGACCGTCGGTGACCGACGCCTTGCCGTCCTTCCACCGCAAGGTCTTGGCGGTTCGGGGGCCTTGGAGGGCCTCCCCGCCGGCGAAGTGTCCGTTCTTCCGCAGAAAGTCGTCATAGGTGAAGCACTCGTCCACCATGGAGTTCCGCTCTTTTTCGGACATCGTCTCGAACCTGTTTTCTTCGATGTATCCCAGACAGATGAATTTCATGGGGCCTCCCTATATTTCGCCCTAACAACGGATGAGGGATTGTAAATCGACAGGCCAGGAAACTTCACGTGCATAATAAGGCGTCCCTGGCATCCGTCTCAGGCTTTGATGCGCAGTCTTTCCAAATCGTCGGACCAATCGCCTACAACGATGTCGATCAGCATCAGACTGTTCTTGGTATAGGGAATGCCGTGGCTTTTCTCATGGAGTGTTCTTTTGCCGTTGTCCCCCAGACGCATCTCGGAGCCTTTGAAGCCGTCGCGCCAAAAAAAGTCGTTCACCCCGTTGAGAAGGTATTCCCGGCCGTTCGGAGCGACGATAATCGTCGGCGCAAAACCGTTGCTGATCTCGTCGGTCTGGCTCGTCGCATAGCGGATCTCCCGCGGCAGGACAAAGTCCGATGGCCGGATTTCTTCTATGTCCGTGATGAGATGATAGGCCTTCTTCTCGTGCCACAATTCCAGAGGCGGGATCTTGCCGAAAGAGAGGAAGAGTTTGCGGATCTGAGAGTCTCCTTTCAATCGCCCTTCGCAAGGAAAGCAAATGACCTCCCGGCCGCTGCCGTAGACGTGCGGCGGAGTCGCCCCGATCTCGGCCAGAACGCGCCGTTGTTCCGGAGTCGGATGATAAGATCCGTTTTCCCATTGCTCGATCCGCTTTAAGTCGTCGGAAAGGACATCCTGACGTGTTCCCTGAGACTCCTCGATCAGGAACATGCGGCCGCAGTGGGGGCATTTGAGAAGTTCCCCTCCCTTTTTGAGACGGCGGAATGGAACCAAATCCTTGGCGATGATCAGGTGAGGCGGACGCTCGATCGTCATGTCTGCTTTGGACAGACCGTCAAACTTGATCGCCCGAGGGCATGTGCAGGAAACCGTATAGGGCATAGTGAAATGGAATCGTACAAGGTGCCTTTGATGACATCAACTCGAACTAGAGGTCGACGGTCACCTTGCGTAGTAAGCTGAACGGAGGGAGAAAAAAGGGGAGCGCGGAGGGGTGTTTTGGGATGGAACACACGACGGATAAGTTTCAGAGCTACGAATCGACGGAAATGGTTGGACATCCACATCGAGGAAGCTCGAATCTTGACCCGAAGGCATCTCCATGATCCTCATCAAACGCGCCTACGACAAACCGTCCCCCAAAGACGGCAAACGCTTCCTGGTGGACCGCCTGTGGCCGCGGGGAATCACCAAGGAGAAACTGAGGATCGAGGCCTGGCTCAAAGACGCAGCGCCGAGCGATGGCCTGCGCCAGTGGTACGCGCACGACCCGAAGAAGTGGACCGAGTTCAAGAAGCGCTATGAAAAGGAGCTGTTGAAGAATCCGGAGGCCTGGAAACCTCTCTCAAACGCGGCGCGGAAGGAGACGGTCACGCTCGTGTTCGGTTCCAAAGAGTTGGAGAAGAACAACGCGGCGGCGCTTCGGGACTTCCTCTCCCGCCAGCGGGCGGCCGGCTAGCCCTTGACCGTCATGCCCTTCTTCGAAAGCACTCCCCGGATCATCTCGCGCTTGTCGCCCTGAATCTCGATGACGCCGTCGGCCCCGCTCAGAACATACGTCCCTCCCGAGCCGCACTTCTTCTTCAGCTCCGTGCAAAGCGCCTTGAGAAGGTTTTCCGATTTCGGAAGCCGGTCGATCACCGTGACGGTCTTACCATTGCGCCCCGATTTTTCGATGCGGAGGACGGCGGTGATGCCGCCGGAACGAACCGCGGCCTCAGGCGCGCAGACGCATTCCGAGACGGCTTCCTTGCATTTGGGGCATTTCCGGTTCAGCGCGGGGCTGGAGGAATAGACGAGGCGGGAGTTCTGATCCATCCTTCACCCCGGATTCCGCAGCTTTTCCCGGATCGCGCGCAGTTCGAGCGCCACTTGCATGTCTTTGCGACGGTCCATCGCTTCTTTGGCTTGTATCAGGGCGTCGAGGCTCAAGATGGGACAGGAGCGGCCAAAGAGCTCGATCGAGACCGCGCGCGCCTTGACGTCCTGATACCCGCCGATTCCGGAGACCCGCCCCAGCAGGTCCAATTCTCCCAGGTCCGTTCGAACATAGATGTTGCCCAGTTCGGCCAGTCTCATCGGCTCGTACTCTTCGAGAGGAATCAAACCGCCTCCGGCGCGCACCCGGGGATGAATGCCCTCCAAAGCCTTGAGGATTTTTCCGAGATTATCGGGTTCAAAATCGACGCAGACGTCGATGTCCTGAGTCATCGTCGAGACGCCATAGGCGACGGCGGCCAGGCCGCCGACGAGAACGAACGCGACTTCATTTTCGAGCAGGCGGTTCAGGATGGCGTTGGGTGTGGGCATTTTGAACGGCTTCTCTCAATTGTTCGGCGGTCTTTAGGGAATTCTCGTGAAGGATCAATCGTTCCGTGGGCGTTCTTTGGAGGTTTGCTTCCAACAAAGATACGTCGATTCCATATTCTCGGGCTTTCTGAACGGCTGCCTGACGGGAGGGCATCTAAAAATCCTATTGGTTTCAAAGACTCAAAGCAATAAGGAGATTTCATGATCCCCGTCAACGACCCCGCCATCACGAAGTATCTGGAAGGCCTCGCGGCCAAGTACGACGAGGCGGTCCTGAACGAGATGGAGGCCTACGGGCACCGGAACGAATTTCCGATCATCGACCGCCTCTGCGGGGCGATGATCCACTTGCTCGCGCTCGCGATCGGCGCCAAGAAGGTCTTCGAGCTCGGAAGCGGGTTCGGGTACTCCGCCTACTGGTTCTCCATGGCCGCCGGGCCGAAGGGGAAAATCTGGTGCACGGACGGAGACGCGAAAAACAAAAAACTCGCGGAAAAGTACCTTTCGGAGGCCGGTTTCTGGGGCCGCGTTGAATTTCTCGTGGGGGACGCCGTCTCCTCCTTGATGCAAACCAGCGGGACGTTCGACATCGTCTACAACGACATCGACAAGCACGGCTATCCCCAGGCCTGGGAGGCGGCGAAGGAAAGGATTCGGCCGGGCGGGCTCTACATCTGCGACAACACGCTGTGGTCGGGACGCGTCGCGGAAAGAAAAGTCAAAAACGACGTCGGCCCCGGTTGGACCGAGGCCATCAAAGACCACAACAAGCGCGTGTACGCCGACAAGAACTTCGACGCGACCTTGATTCCCCTCCGCGACGGCGTGCTGGTCGCCCGCCGGAAATGAAGGGCGATGTGACTCGCGTTTTTCCGACACTGACCGCGTTGGCCGTCACCACCCCTCTCCTCACCTATTCGAGCGCCATCCAGGCCCAGCCGGCGCATGATGAACCCGCGCCCTCCCGGGGATTTGCCGCGAACCATTGGGAGGCGATCGTGATGGTGGGGACCCTCATCGCCGCCGGCATCGGAGGAGGCATCCTCCTTTGGAAGCGCCGCAAGGACCTTCCCTCGGACGGCGTCACGCGCTCGCCTGCCCAACTTCGATCCTACCGGGAAATGCTCGCGTTCGAGCAGGTCTTGGACGCCGTGGAGCGAAAACCCCGCGCCGCCGCCGTGGCCGGGCTTTTGAACCTCATCCCCTCGCTCGTTCCGGCCGATCGAAAGCGCACGCTGCAGCGTCTCGCCAATCAGTTCTGCATCGAATGGGGGTGGCTCATGAAGGATGAAACGGTGGAAAGGATCATGCGCGCCAAGGTCGTCCGTTGGCCGAAGGTCATCCGCGACGAGATCTCGGTCCACATCAGCCGACGCATGAACGACCCCCAAAAATCCGTCCAAGCCAACGCCGCCGCCGCTTTCAAATGGTTTAAAACGCAGTGAATTCGTGATAAAAGATCCGGATGCTCAAAACGAACGAATCCCAACTCGTCCACTTCGCCCTCCAGGGCAATCCGATCCCGCCGCTCTGCTTCGGCCTCGAGGTCACCCGTGAGGGCCGCGGCAAGATGTACCCCTCCGTCGGCGGCATCACCTATAACGTGAAGGTCGGCGATTCCGTCTTTGGCTTCGAGGCCGATCACGTCGAGCCGGGCGTGTCCTGTATCGCCGGCGGCTTTTCGGACCGGCGCACCGCCAATCCGAATTTGAGCTTCAACGCCTACTCCTGCATCGGCAACGAGGCGGTCATCCTCTCGGGCGCGGCCAAGGGCAAAAAGGGCGTCGTGACCGGGCACCACGGCGGGGTCGAGCACGTCCTCATCGATTTCGGAACCTCCATCCTCGAAAAGCTCTCCTACGACGACAAGATCTCCATCCGCGGCGTGGGGCAGGGTCTCAAACTCCTCGATTATCCCGATATCTCCGTTTCGGGCCTCGATCCGAAGGTTCTCAAGAAGATACCGGTCCGCGCCTCGAAAAGGGAATTGGCCGTTCCGGTCGTCGCCACCGTTCCCGCGGAGCTGATGGGATCGGGCCTGGGCCACAACGACTCCTTCAAGGGCGACTACGACATCCAGACGGGCGATCCGTCCGTCATCCAAAAATACGGGCTGGAACGCCTATGTTTCGGCGACTTCGTCGCCGTCATCGACCACGAGGCCCATTTCGGCTGGTCTTACAAGAAGGGAGCGGTCTCGATCGCCGTTGTCGTCCACGGAAATTCCTTCCTCGCGGGCCACGGACCGGGCGTTCAGACCGTCCTCACCTCTCGTTCGGGTCAGATCAAACCCGTCCTCGATTCCAAGGCTAACTTAGGGTATTATCTCAAGATTGGACGATTCACCCGCTAACCGACGCGCGTCCTTTTTTCGCATGCGTCCCTGGTTTGTCGCGCTTCTGATGGCGCCGTCTCTGGCCTCGGCCCAGATGTCGCCGACGCCCCCCGAGACGCGGCCTCAAACCGTCTTTTCCGTCCCCCTGGACACGCTCACGCCGTTGCCGCTCCCGCCTCCGGGCGAAACGCAGCCCTCTCTCTTGTTCTCGACGACGCCCGGGGCCCCTCCCATCGCGATCATGCCGCCGGTCACGAAGCCTCAAGCCCCGGAATCGCAGCCGGCTCCGGCGATGATGATGCCTCCGGCGGCCGACGCCAGTCCTGCGGAGATGCCTGGTGCGATTCCCGCCATGCCCGGGGATTTCATGCAGCCGATCCCGGCCCCTCCTCCCGTTCCGGCGGCGCCCGCAACCGAGACCGCGCCGGCAACACCGCCGGCCGCTGAGACTTCGCCGGCCAAAAAGGCCGTGGTCGAGATGCCCGAATTCCTGGGCATCGCCCAATGGATCAACTCGGCCCCCCTGACGAAGGAATCCCTCAAGGGCAAGGTCGTCTTGATCGATTTCTGGACCTATTCCTGTGTCAACTGCCTGCGCACGCTCCCCTACCTCAAGGACTGGCAGAAAAAGTACAAGGACAAGGGTCTGGTGATCGTCGGCGTCCACAGCCCCGAGTTCGAATTTGAGAAGGACCCGAACAACGTGGCGAAGGCCGTCCAGAAGCTCGGCATCCCCTACCCCGTCGCCCTGGACAATCAAATGGCCACTTGGGCGGCCTATCAGAACAACGTCTGGCCCGCCCATTACTTCATCGACGCGACGGGCAAGATCCGGCACATCCATCTGGGCGAGGGCGAGTACGAAGAATCCGAGAAAATGATCCAGAAGCTCTTGATGGAGAAGGACGCTCCCGCTCCGAAACCCGAGTCGCAGCCCGCCGAATCCCAGCCGGCCACGCAACCAGCCGAGTCCCAACCGGCGCCGGAGACAAAGCCCGCCCCGTCCCGTCGCGGCAAGAAAGGACGTCGCGCGTCGGCCCCGGCGGAAACGCAACCGCCGGCGGAGGCCAAGAAACCGGCGCCGACTCCGGAAACGAAACCCGCTCCCATGCCCGCGCTCTCGAAGATTGAACCCAACGTCGATTTCTCGCAGATCAAGTCGCCGGAGACCTATCTGGGCCTCCTGCGCCGCGAGCGGCTGGTGACATCCGGCCGGCCGATCGAAATGAACGAGTGGATGGTCGACGGCAAATGGCGCACGGAGGGCGACCGGATCGTGTTGGCCGAGGGCACGGGTAAAATCTATTTCCGTTTCAATGCCGTCAAAGTGAATCTGGTCCTGACCGCGACAGCGGGCGGCGTCCAAGCCGTCGTCAAGATCGACGGCCAGATCGTTCCCCAGGCCCAGGCGGGCGCGGACGTGAAGAACGGCACCCTCATGATCACCGAGCCGCGGATGTACGAACTGATCAATCTAGGCGGCAAGGGCGAGGAGCACGTCATCGAGATCGAGTTCCTGAACCCCGGCGCCGCGGCCTATGCGTTTACGTTCGGGTAATTCAGAGATTCGCCGGCACGGTTGAGTTCGGGAACCGGAGAGGAGCCGCCCGGCGGGCTTCACCACGGCCGCGGATCTCGCGCACGGTCTCGTCCCAAAGGGGTACGAAGGACGGAAAGAGCGGTGAGAGGCCCCAGGGCAGATAGAACTCCAGTGAGGGATAACCATCGTCGGTCCAGAGCCGGCCCGTCGAGATTTCCCCGTCGGGGTGTCTCATCTTCCAGGAAAGCCCCAGATGATCCCCGTCGTAGTCGTTTGTCTCGACGCCGTCCAAGGCCAGCCGTTTTCGAATCGCCTGCCAGAGATCCTTCCGGCTCATCCACTCCAGGCAAACGGGCGGGCGCTCCAGCCCCAGAAATTGCAAAAGGCTTTCGTACGTCTTCTCGCCAAATCCGAAGGAATAGGAGGACCGGATCTGGGGCTCGCCCCCCCTCCGGGTCACAGTGGCCGAAAGGTGAACGTCGCGTTCGACCCTGACGTCGAGGGCGTAGCCGACCTCGATCGTCACGTCCGGCTCCGCCGATCGAATCCTAACCGACCGGCCGCCCAAGCCTTCCGCCGTGACTAAATCCCTTGAAGGATGCCGAACCGACCAGGAGCCAAATGTGGCCCTGTTTCCCTGCCCACTCGGCCCGGCGCGCAAGAACCGGTCGCGGACAAGCCGATGAATCCCCTCGATCTCTTCGGCGATCTCCCCCGCATCCCGTTCGCGAAAGGGCTCCCTCGCGATCACAGGATAAAGATGATCGGCGTCGTCCATCTCCAATATCCTCGGAACGGTGAGGACTCCGCACCCGGCGTCAATCTGAAACGCGTTGAAATAACTAAGGGTGAAGGAGTTGGCGAGAACGGGCGATGGAAGGTTCATGAGGATCTCTTCGGTGAATCCTTCAAAAGGTTGCGTTCGTCAATGCATCTCCCGAAGCAGATCGAGAATCTTTCTTTCCAGATCGTCCCGCACCTGCCGGAAGAATTCGATCCCCCGCCCGATCGGGTCGGGAATTTGCCAATCCACCCTCCTTCCGGCCTTGACCGTGGGGCAGAAATCGCCGCAACCCATCGTCACGACGACATCGAACTCTCCGAGCGGCAATTCGTCCACGCCCTTGGAATAATGGCGGGAGATGTCGATCCCCTTCTCCTTCATGCCCTCGACCGCCGCGCGAGCGACGAATCCCGCGGGGGCAGAGCCCGCGCTGTAGACGACCAGCTCCTCCGGCCCGTAATGCCGGGCGAAGCCCTCGGCCATCTGGCTCCGGCAGGCGTTGCCGACGCAAACGAACAGGATCGACGTCATCGCCCGAATTTCCCCATCAACCGCGCCTCGGCGAGCACATGCCCCTTCATCGCCTTCTCCACGTCGAACTTGGTCGACTTGGGCGGAATGCCGAGCATCGCGTCCAGCGCATAGAGTTTGAAATCATAGCGGTGCGGTTTTCCCGGAGGGGGGCACGGGCCGGAGTAGCCGACGCGGCTGAAGCTTTCGACTCCCCACGCCAAGCCTTGCTTGGAACCATCCGGTAACGTCTCCTTTTTGGGAACACCCTCCGTCAACCCCTTGGCGGAGGCC
Coding sequences within:
- a CDS encoding DUF488 family protein yields the protein MILIKRAYDKPSPKDGKRFLVDRLWPRGITKEKLRIEAWLKDAAPSDGLRQWYAHDPKKWTEFKKRYEKELLKNPEAWKPLSNAARKETVTLVFGSKELEKNNAAALRDFLSRQRAAG
- a CDS encoding redoxin family protein, producing MRPWFVALLMAPSLASAQMSPTPPETRPQTVFSVPLDTLTPLPLPPPGETQPSLLFSTTPGAPPIAIMPPVTKPQAPESQPAPAMMMPPAADASPAEMPGAIPAMPGDFMQPIPAPPPVPAAPATETAPATPPAAETSPAKKAVVEMPEFLGIAQWINSAPLTKESLKGKVVLIDFWTYSCVNCLRTLPYLKDWQKKYKDKGLVIVGVHSPEFEFEKDPNNVAKAVQKLGIPYPVALDNQMATWAAYQNNVWPAHYFIDATGKIRHIHLGEGEYEESEKMIQKLLMEKDAPAPKPESQPAESQPATQPAESQPAPETKPAPSRRGKKGRRASAPAETQPPAEAKKPAPTPETKPAPMPALSKIEPNVDFSQIKSPETYLGLLRRERLVTSGRPIEMNEWMVDGKWRTEGDRIVLAEGTGKIYFRFNAVKVNLVLTATAGGVQAVVKIDGQIVPQAQAGADVKNGTLMITEPRMYELINLGGKGEEHVIEIEFLNPGAAAYAFTFG
- a CDS encoding DUF4438 domain-containing protein → MLKTNESQLVHFALQGNPIPPLCFGLEVTREGRGKMYPSVGGITYNVKVGDSVFGFEADHVEPGVSCIAGGFSDRRTANPNLSFNAYSCIGNEAVILSGAAKGKKGVVTGHHGGVEHVLIDFGTSILEKLSYDDKISIRGVGQGLKLLDYPDISVSGLDPKVLKKIPVRASKRELAVPVVATVPAELMGSGLGHNDSFKGDYDIQTGDPSVIQKYGLERLCFGDFVAVIDHEAHFGWSYKKGAVSIAVVVHGNSFLAGHGPGVQTVLTSRSGQIKPVLDSKANLGYYLKIGRFTR
- a CDS encoding VOC family protein is translated as MTKAIPNGYHTLTPSFTFKDCKKAIDFYKKAFNAEVLDNMPGLDGTGTMHATLKIGNSILMMGDEMPGGNCKSAESLGHSPITLYLYVPDADSAFQQAVSAGGEVAMPVADMFWGDRSGTVKDPFGYVWMIATHKKDLTKDQIQQGAKAFFEQMSKK
- a CDS encoding O-methyltransferase gives rise to the protein MIPVNDPAITKYLEGLAAKYDEAVLNEMEAYGHRNEFPIIDRLCGAMIHLLALAIGAKKVFELGSGFGYSAYWFSMAAGPKGKIWCTDGDAKNKKLAEKYLSEAGFWGRVEFLVGDAVSSLMQTSGTFDIVYNDIDKHGYPQAWEAAKERIRPGGLYICDNTLWSGRVAERKVKNDVGPGWTEAIKDHNKRVYADKNFDATLIPLRDGVLVARRK
- a CDS encoding YbhB/YbcL family Raf kinase inhibitor-like protein produces the protein MAFSITSPAFQEGEGVPKKHTCDGEDLSPPLQWGGAPAGTKAFALILDDPDAPPGTWVHWVVYDIPASAKGLTEGVPKKETLPDGSKQGLAWGVESFSRVGYSGPCPPPGKPHRYDFKLYALDAMLGIPPKSTKFDVEKAMKGHVLAEARLMGKFGR
- a CDS encoding arsenate reductase ArsC, with amino-acid sequence MTSILFVCVGNACRSQMAEGFARHYGPEELVVYSAGSAPAGFVARAAVEGMKEKGIDISRHYSKGVDELPLGEFDVVVTMGCGDFCPTVKAGRRVDWQIPDPIGRGIEFFRQVRDDLERKILDLLREMH
- a CDS encoding YciI family protein — protein: MKFICLGYIEENRFETMSEKERNSMVDECFTYDDFLRKNGHFAGGEALQGPRTAKTLRWKDGKASVTDGPYAQTKEQIGGILILEARDLDHAVQLMSKHPGVKAGPFEIRPAAELNVMVHESEKRRSL
- a CDS encoding stress response translation initiation inhibitor YciH gives rise to the protein MDQNSRLVYSSSPALNRKCPKCKEAVSECVCAPEAAVRSGGITAVLRIEKSGRNGKTVTVIDRLPKSENLLKALCTELKKKCGSGGTYVLSGADGVIEIQGDKREMIRGVLSKKGMTVKG